In Juglans microcarpa x Juglans regia isolate MS1-56 chromosome 7D, Jm3101_v1.0, whole genome shotgun sequence, the following are encoded in one genomic region:
- the LOC121239045 gene encoding probable LRR receptor-like serine/threonine-protein kinase At3g47570 encodes MNLIGSGNFGTVYKGKLGLDEVSVTVKVLNMKKKGASRSFIAECQVLRNIQHRNLVDILTACSSIDFGGQDFKPLVYEFMPNGNLDIWLHPEDGLKQLRNLSLIQRVNIAIDVASALLYLHHECHIPIIHCDLKPSNILLNDELTAHISDFGLARLLSKSNKHAFPSQLSSTGIKGTIGYAGPGTIS; translated from the coding sequence CACTGTCTATAAAGGAAAGCTTGGTCTCGATGAAGTCAGTGTCACAGTCAAGGTACTCAACATGAAAAAGAAGGGAGCGTCCAGAAGCTTCATCGCTGAATGCCAAGTCTTAAGGAACATCCAGCATCGAAACCTAGTTGATATTTTAACTGCTTGCTCAAGTATTGATTTTGGGGGccaagatttcaaacctttagtATATGAGTTCATGCCAAATGGGAACTTGGACATATGGTTGCATCCAGAAGATGGGCTCAAGCAGCTGAGAAATTTAAGCCTTATTCAGAGAGTAAACATTGCAATAGATGTGGCTTCTGCTTTGCTTTATCTTCATCATGAATGCCATATACCTATTATTCACTGTGATTTAAAGCCAAGCAATATTCTTCTCAATGATGAGCTGACTGCTCATATAAGTGATTTTGGTTTGGCACGACTCCTTTCAAAATCGAACAAGCACGCTTTTCCTAGTCAATTAAGCTCAACTGGGATTAAAGGAACCATTGGGTATGCTGGTCCAGGTACTATTTCatga